The DNA region TTTTTGTAAGAAATCGCAGGCTAAATCTTTCCCCCCACCTCTCCCTTCTCTGTCTCGAGAAGATGGCGCTTCTCTCCGCATGCAATCTCGCCGCGACAATGGCCGATTAGTCCTCGAAGCCGTCTCCATCCCTTCGCAGAACCGCTTCCGCGCTCAACGGCAGGACGGCCGCCTTGTCCTCACTTTCGTCGATTCTATTCTCCCAAATGAAGCAGaaaaagacgaagaagaagaagaagacgaagaagaagaaatggaagattttgaagaagaaCTCGGCGATTTCGAGGAAGTTTATgatgacgacgacgacgacgatggtggtgaagaagaagaagaggaggatgaAGAAATTGGAATGGTGATAGAGCAAGCGCCCATTAGTAGGGTGATAAATGTGCACAGATTAGCTCTAATGATGAACAAGCCCATTGGGATTGCCGGCAGAAATCCGACATGGCCACGCAGGTTCAACGAGGTTGTCAAATTCGAAGACgacgatgaagaagaagaggtgaCAAAATCTCTGCCGCCGCGGCCCCGGGTGGCTCGGCTAATGCCCTCGAACCCGGCAGCGCCGCCAACGGCAGCAGCTTCTTTCAATGCTTATGAGTACTACTGGCGGGCCAAGCCGGCAGCTCAACAACCCCCGCAGCCGACCGCCGCCGCCAAAAACAACCCAAACAATCTCATCATCTCCAGCTCCAGGAACATTAATATTCCGGCGGCAAATGATCAGCAACAATCGCTTGTTCTTATGAGAGGCGGCTGCAAGGAGCCTCGACGGTCTCTCCTCTTCTGGGAGCCCTATTGCATTGCCACCTCCTGATCATCCATACACCCTCTAATTTCCTCCATTGTTACTCAAAAATTACCATATTGtaccgcttttttttttttggtttattttcccactctctcagGGTTTGTgtagtcaaaaacaaaaataaaacaaaaagacgaaccaaaaaagaaaagtacttttgatttaaaaaacaaaaacaaaaaacccaagagaaagagagagatgaccCTAACAGTTGTATAAATTTCATCAGCGTCTGCTATTAATTAGTAGCTAATTAATCAAAGCAAGATCTTTGGCATCATCTTTGACTTGGTGGACTCTCTTGTCTGTGACCTGTCCCTGCATTAtgattgcttccttttcttttaactttCTTTGCTTTCGTTATTCTCAGCCAATTGAATGCCAATATGAGTCATTTCCCTGGCCTAATTGAGCTTCATTCCGGGAACACCAAGATCCTCCTCATATCTGCTGCTCCTCTACACTAGAGGATGAGTGTGAtggattttctcattcaataATGTAATTATTAACT from Corylus avellana chromosome ca10, CavTom2PMs-1.0 includes:
- the LOC132163962 gene encoding protein FAF-like, chloroplastic, coding for MSTSLSKSLRFSSFPNVEEEAKVVEKQGIVTILGSDCERTKAASLRRTLSADMSSKKWLAQNGFSLMKKIASSERISVSLADSSSSSEGEEDEEERKEKMEGREQFDMWSSILSQKANDDASNIPLPPPYIHPLVKRSTSSLSEKSLQICTESLGSETGSDGFSSYPPSETGEAEEEEEEEEEQQQLQEDLKAFDSAEELRVAKYNKSSAFCKKSQAKSFPPPLPSLSREDGASLRMQSRRDNGRLVLEAVSIPSQNRFRAQRQDGRLVLTFVDSILPNEAEKDEEEEEDEEEEMEDFEEELGDFEEVYDDDDDDDGGEEEEEEDEEIGMVIEQAPISRVINVHRLALMMNKPIGIAGRNPTWPRRFNEVVKFEDDDEEEEVTKSLPPRPRVARLMPSNPAAPPTAAASFNAYEYYWRAKPAAQQPPQPTAAAKNNPNNLIISSSRNINIPAANDQQQSLVLMRGGCKEPRRSLLFWEPYCIATS